From one Lolium rigidum isolate FL_2022 chromosome 4, APGP_CSIRO_Lrig_0.1, whole genome shotgun sequence genomic stretch:
- the LOC124648261 gene encoding BTB/POZ and MATH domain-containing protein 2-like — translation MASLRIDEAAGTGQFPAAVWRSDKANTFSAWSSRALAWELSVPAAFRDHEARYVDAHADRLTIHCTVDVLQHNSAVATRDCFVSVPPPPSISGDLHKLLRGNCLPDVTFIVEGTEIPAHKLVLAMRSSVFRAQFFYGETEDMKKERSTRRLEIKIADMTVSTFRAMLYFIYTDEQPRPKKQACLVAMAQDLLVAADLYGLERLRLMCEKILSENMDVDNVMMTLIQIHGRHSCWQLEACCIEFLASNPDVYGAVEATEEYKELEKDCAAFINEVTKKVARRAVARNSSPPSSSLQPHKSVSRYNPNALVRGRHDFVIENLNAVRQTRHATDDRDKEHIRSGTFQVGVYGWAIDVYPWKKADDGKEHIGIYLTLMNAPAAEHVNVEATACFRINDPSPTFSHRGRDPSSVYTRVGHSYGHAHFATLESAATSHDGSLTVHGEVQVTSESRTSTAGAYVGAAIIVPPTELAWHLEQLLASQQGSDVKFLVEQCEIHAHRLVIAARSLALHKVVVESARNMAEDHVIINGMSSIVFKAMLHFIYTDELPPHLDSLVLSRDFVTVTGDLLGAACRFRLERMKRLCINLLAEKVNTVSNTLATLKVARCHNCPELEEYCRRYMALPHVANKVTETCISLYLDSQLV, via the coding sequence ATGGCCAGCCTCCGGATCGACGAGGCCGCCGGCACCGGCCAGTTCCCGGCCGCCGTCTGGCGGAGCGACAAGGCCAACACCTTCAGTGCCTGGTCTAGCCGCGCCCTCGCCTGGGAGctctccgtcccggcggcgttcCGGGACCACGAGGCACGCTACGTGGACGCACACGCCGACCGCCTCACCATACACTGCACCGTCGACGTCCTCCAACACAACTCCGCCGTAGCCACTAGAGACTGCTTCGTttccgtgccgccgccgccaagcatCTCCGGGGACTTGCACAAGCTCCTCAGGGGCAACTGCCTGCCCGACGTGACTTTCATCGTCGAGGGCACCGAGATCCCGGCGCACAAGCTCGTTCTCGCGATGCGGTCGtccgtcttccgcgcgcagttcTTCTACGGGGAAacggaagacatgaagaaggagcGCAGCACGCGGCGCCTCGAGATCAAGATCGCCGACATGACCGTCTCGACCTTCAGGGCCATGCTCTACTTTATTTACACTGACGAGCAGCCTAGACCCAAGAAACAGGCATGCCTTGTTGCCATGGCGCAGGACCTACTCGTGGCCGCGGATCTCTACGGCCTCGAGAGGTTGAGGCTCATGTGCGAGAAGATACTCTCCGAGAACATGGACGTCGACAATGTCATGATGACGCTGATCCAAATTCATGGCAGGCACAGCTGCTGGCAGCTCGAGGCTTGCTGCATCGAGTTCTTGGCGTCCAACCCGGACGTGTACGGTGCCGTGGAGGCCACGGAGGAGTACAAGGAGCTCgagaaagattgcgccgccttcatAAACGAGGTGACCAAGAAAGTAGCGAGGCGTGCGGTGGCCCGCAACTCCTCCCCTCCTTCTTCCAGCCTGCAGCCACACAAGAGCGTGTCGAGGTATAACCCGAACGCGCTGGTCAGAGGCCGGCACGATTTCGTGATCGAGAACTTGAACGCCGTGCGGCAGACCAGACATGCTACTGACGACCGAGACAAAGAACACATCCGATCTGGCACTTTCCAGGTCGGCGTTTACGGATGGGCTATAGACGTGTACCCATGGAAGAAAGCAGACGATGGCAAGGAGCACATCGGTATCTACCTCACGCTCATGAACGCCCCTGCCGCCGAACATGTCAACGTCGAAGCCACGGCGTGCTTCAGGATCAATGACCCGTCACCGACATTCTCCCACCGAGGTCGGGATCCGTCCTCCGTGTATACCAGGGTCGGGCACTCGTACGGCCATGCGCATTTCGCCACTCTGGAATCTGCCGCCACCTCACACGACGGTTCTCTCACCGTACACGGTGAAGTCCAGGTGACCAGCGAGTCCCGCACCAGCACCGCGGGCGCCTACGTCGGAGCCGCGATCATCGTGCCGCCGACCGAATTGGCATGGCATCTAGAGCAGCTGCTGGCAAGCCAACAAGGGTCGGACGTCAAGTTCCTGGTGGAACAGTGTGAGATCCACGCGCACAGGCTCGTGATCGCCGCACGCTCGCTGGCCCTCCACAAAGTGGTGGTGGAGTCGGCGCGCAACATGGCCGAGGACCATGTGATTATCAATGGCATGAGCAGCATAGTTTTCAAGGCCATGCTCCACTTCATATACACCGACGAGTTGCCGCCTCATCTCGACAGCCTTGTCCTCTCCAGAGATTTCGTCACCGTGACCGGAGATCTGCTCGGTGCTGCGTGCCGGTTCCGCCTAGAGAGGATGAAGCGGCTGTGCATCAACTTGCTAGCCGAGAAGGTCAACACGGTGTCCAACACGCTCGCCACTCTCAAGGTGGCGCGGTGTCACAACTGCCCGGAGCTAGAAGAATACTGCAGACGGTACATGGCGTTGCCTCACGTGGCCAACAAAGTCACAGAAACATGCATCAGCTTGTATCTAGATTCTCAACTAGTTTAG